From the Macaca thibetana thibetana isolate TM-01 chromosome 12, ASM2454274v1, whole genome shotgun sequence genome, one window contains:
- the RBM45 gene encoding RNA-binding protein 45 — MDEAGSSASGGGFRPGVDSLDEPPNSRIFLVISKYTPESVLRERFSPFGDIQDIWVVRDKHTKESKGIAFVKFARSSQACRAMEEMHGQCLGPNDTKPIKVFIAQSRSSGSHRDVEDEELTRIFVMIPKSYTEEDLREKFKVYGDIEYCSIIKNKVTGESKGLGYVRYLKPSQAAQAIENCDRSFRAILAEPKNKASESSEQDYYSNMRQEALGHEPRVNMFPFEQQSEFSSFDKNDSRGQEAISKRLSVVSRVPFTEEQLFSIFDIVPGLEYCEVQRDPYSNYGHGVVQYFNVASAIYAKYKLHGFQYPPGNRIGVSFIDDGSNATDLLRKMATQMVAAQLASMVWNNPSQQQLMQFGGSSGSQLPQIQTDVVLPSCKKKAPPETPVKERLFIVFNPHPLPLDVLEDIFCRFGNLIEVYLVSGKNVGYAKYADRISANDAIATLHGKILNGVRLKVMLADSPREESNKRQRTY, encoded by the exons ATGGACGAAGCTGGCAGCTCTGCGAGCGGCGGGGGCTTCCGCCCGGGCGTGGACAGCCTGGACGAACCGCCCAACAGCCGCATCTTCCTTGTGATCAGCAAGTACACGCCTGAGTCGGTGCTGAGGGAGCGCTTCTCGCCTTTTGGCGACATCCAGGACATCTGGGTGGTGCGGGACAAGCACACTAAGGAATCCAAGGGCATTGCTTTCGTCAAGTTCGCCCGCAGCTCACAGGCCTGCAGGGCCATGGAGGAGATGCATGGCCAGTGCCTCGGCCCCAACGACACCAAGCCCATCAAG gtTTTCATTGCACAGTCCCGATCATCTGGAAGTCACCGAGATGTTGAAGATGAAGAACTTACAAGAATCTTTGTTATGATACCAAAGTCCTACACAGAGGAAGATCTGCGGGAAAAATTTAAG GTGTATGGAGATATCGAGTATTGCAGCATTATTAAGAATAAAGTCACTGGAGAAAGTAAAGGTTTGGGCTACGTACGATACTTAAAACCATCACAAGCTGCCCAAGCAATAGAAAACTGTGATCGAA GTTTTAGAGCAATCTTGGCTGAACCTAAAAATAAAGCATCTGAATCCTCTGAACAAGATTATTATAGTAATATGAGGCAGGAGGCTTTGGGACATGAACCTAGAgtaaatatgtttccatttg AACAACAATCTGAATTTTCAAGTTTTGACAAGAATGACAGCCGAGGCCAGGAAGCAATCTCCAAACGCTTGTCAGTTGTATCAAGAGTTCCTTTCACTGAAGAACAGCTTTTCAGCATTTTTGATATAGTACCAGGATTGGAATATTGTGAAGTTCAACGAGATCCTTATtcaaattatg GTCATGGAGTGGTTCAGTATTTTAATGTAGCATCAGCTATTTATGCAAAATACAAATTACATGGATTTCAGTACCCTCCTGGGAATCGAATAGGTGTTTCCTTCATTGATGATGGAAGTAATGCAACAGA TCTCCTTAGAAAAATGGCAACACAGATGGTAGCTGCACAGCTTGCATCAATGGTGTGGAATAACCCAAGTCAGCAACAACTTATG CAATTTGGAGGAAGCTCTGGATCACAGTTGCCTCAAATCCAGACAGATGTTGTACTTCCATCATGCAAAAAAAAAGCCCCTCCTGAAACTCCTGTGAAAGAAAGactttttattgtgtttaatCCTCATCCTTTACCTTTAGACGTATTAGAAGATATATTCTG TCGTTTTGGTAACCTGATCGAAGTTTACCTTGTATCAGGAAAAAATGTGGGGTATGCCAAGTATGCCGATAGAATAAGTGCTAATGACGCTATTGCCACTCTACATGGGAAGATTCTGAATGGGGTGAGACTTAAAGTTATGCTGGCAGATTCGCCAAGAGAAGAGTCTAACAAACGGCAAAGAACTTACTGA